The proteins below are encoded in one region of Reichenbachiella sp. 5M10:
- the sdaAB gene encoding L-serine ammonia-lyase, iron-sulfur-dependent subunit beta encodes MERSSVFDMIGPIMIGPSSSHTAGVVRIGRVGVKLLGGVPDTAEITFYNSFAQTYEGHGSDRAIVAGLLDFDTDDERIKQSFDHAQGKLTYKFRSIGNASTKHPNTIQLKLSRGDKKIELEGESRGGGVIRISHVNGFNSGFTANLHTLIVTTDDAQGSIAFISDVISHDDCNIATMTVSRKGKNDIACQIIEMDSGIHEITLQYIKNIKWVHEVIYIPVIG; translated from the coding sequence ATGGAAAGAAGTAGCGTATTCGATATGATTGGACCCATCATGATCGGTCCATCTAGTTCGCACACTGCCGGAGTAGTGCGCATCGGTCGAGTAGGAGTCAAACTCCTCGGTGGCGTGCCAGATACGGCTGAAATCACGTTTTATAACTCCTTTGCACAGACGTACGAAGGGCATGGTAGTGACCGTGCCATCGTAGCGGGTTTGCTGGATTTTGATACCGATGATGAGCGGATCAAGCAGTCTTTTGATCACGCTCAGGGCAAATTGACTTACAAGTTTCGATCGATTGGCAATGCTTCTACGAAGCACCCCAATACGATACAACTCAAGCTCAGCAGAGGCGACAAGAAAATCGAACTCGAAGGAGAGAGTAGAGGAGGAGGAGTCATCCGAATCTCACACGTTAATGGGTTCAATTCAGGGTTTACAGCCAATCTACATACGTTGATTGTGACGACCGATGATGCACAGGGGAGTATTGCCTTCATCTCTGATGTGATCTCACACGATGATTGCAACATCGCTACGATGACGGTTTCCCGCAAGGGGAAAAATGATATCGCTTGTCAGATCATCGAGATGGATTCGGGTATTCACGAAATCACACTTCAGTATATCAAGAACATCAAGTGGGTACATGAGGTGATTTATATCCCTGTGATTGGTTGA
- a CDS encoding exodeoxyribonuclease V subunit beta: protein MYRASAGSGKTYTLTYNYLRLVLRYPEYFKSVLAVTFTNKATQEMKSRIVETLRDLGKGEHSMSVDLCEDLGLDGVQLKHRAQTVLNTILHNYSFFAVTTIDAFFQKVVRSFAKEIGIHTGFKIELDQNKVLGEVIDRLILKLSEDPQLLRWLTDFAISQINEGKSWDTYKSILSLSKELFKEQVVRHKEEMFAKLEDAEFMNQALDQVRSSVRDFERRYQKLGRDAVDFCEGNGLNESSFVYGEKGVAGYFYKVKEGEMKEPGARVTNALEKEAWVTKKSPDRDMVMQVVGSGLQGIVAEMVEYYEENIDRYQSLVQISRQLYAFGLLSKISQEIAYYKEDNELLLISDFQLFLNEIIQDSDSPYVYEKIGTRYKHFLIDEFQDTSSMQWGNFKPLVLDSLASGHFNMVVGDVKQSIYRWRGGDWDILLTKVKEGIDPTVVEERNLATNRRSKQNVVAFNNDFFERAPQMMEGELEAPESAALRIQEAYEGSSQEYFDTSEEGLVQLRFYEKSEDGEEHPLTQLIEDVQALQRANYGLSDIAILVRKNDEGRKVAEALMKYQMDHPDDGFGYDVLSNESLFIKNNKAVHLILQLLYYLMEPKERLYQKQVQYALQSCYAMEEWESQWNTVKDHRSKWLTLRLSELINDIVREFDLMAKGEDLPYVMAFQDAVEDFLMYESDTLVDFLTWWLENERRSIQVSGDQDAMTIMTIHQSKGLQFKAVLIPYCQWTLEHKSGGFTTQFLWSGRAASSGLVDLPLVPIVYTSGLKNTVFAPDYWTERHDIHLDNLNMLYVAMTRAEEVLIITSTTDGYGSGRLKTSGHLMYRYALTQGLVEEGGRTVEIGVLPAIRNYHEDLMRTFEITPRRMFNAFGDNISLRHQSRILEEAQLESINYGDIVHWIYSKIAQRSDFGSAIEMATIKFGLSGEELEQIKSHLRQIWELPGVSRWFTEDWEVKNEASILLSDGKMKRPDRVVIKDQRALVIDYKTGTKSAGHIRQVEEYKAILTKMGYQQVEGYLIYFSEPEVVAV, encoded by the coding sequence ATATATCGTGCGTCTGCTGGTTCGGGCAAGACCTATACCTTGACATACAATTACCTGCGGTTGGTGCTGCGCTACCCAGAATATTTCAAATCGGTACTGGCAGTGACATTCACCAACAAGGCCACCCAAGAAATGAAATCTCGTATCGTAGAGACACTGCGCGACTTGGGCAAGGGCGAGCATAGCATGTCGGTCGATTTGTGTGAGGATTTGGGACTTGACGGAGTGCAGCTGAAGCATCGTGCTCAGACGGTGCTCAATACCATCTTGCACAACTATTCCTTTTTCGCGGTGACGACCATTGATGCCTTTTTTCAGAAGGTAGTGCGTTCTTTTGCCAAGGAAATAGGTATACACACGGGATTCAAAATCGAGCTGGATCAAAACAAAGTATTGGGAGAGGTGATTGATCGATTGATTCTCAAGCTCTCCGAAGACCCACAGTTGCTGCGTTGGTTGACGGATTTTGCGATCAGTCAGATCAACGAAGGAAAATCTTGGGATACATACAAAAGCATCTTGAGTTTGTCCAAAGAGTTGTTCAAAGAGCAAGTCGTACGACACAAAGAGGAAATGTTTGCCAAACTCGAGGATGCCGAATTCATGAATCAGGCGCTGGACCAGGTACGCAGCAGTGTCAGGGATTTTGAGCGTAGGTATCAGAAATTGGGAAGGGATGCGGTTGACTTTTGCGAAGGCAATGGGCTCAATGAATCTAGCTTTGTCTATGGAGAAAAAGGTGTGGCAGGCTACTTCTACAAGGTCAAAGAGGGAGAGATGAAGGAACCTGGTGCGCGGGTGACCAATGCACTAGAGAAGGAAGCATGGGTCACCAAGAAATCGCCGGATCGAGACATGGTGATGCAAGTCGTGGGATCTGGATTGCAGGGTATCGTAGCTGAGATGGTGGAGTACTACGAGGAGAACATCGATCGTTACCAGTCCTTGGTACAGATTTCTAGGCAGCTATATGCTTTTGGACTCCTGTCCAAAATCTCTCAAGAGATTGCCTACTACAAGGAGGACAATGAGCTGCTATTGATTTCGGATTTTCAACTGTTCCTCAACGAAATCATTCAGGATAGTGATTCTCCCTATGTGTATGAAAAAATTGGGACGAGATACAAGCATTTTCTGATTGACGAATTTCAGGATACGAGTAGCATGCAGTGGGGTAATTTCAAGCCACTTGTGCTAGATAGCTTGGCTAGTGGTCATTTCAATATGGTCGTGGGAGATGTCAAACAGTCGATCTACCGATGGCGTGGGGGGGATTGGGACATTCTTTTGACGAAAGTCAAAGAAGGCATCGATCCCACTGTAGTGGAAGAACGAAACTTAGCGACCAACCGAAGGAGCAAGCAGAACGTGGTGGCATTTAACAACGATTTTTTTGAGCGAGCTCCCCAGATGATGGAAGGAGAACTCGAAGCACCCGAAAGCGCAGCGCTGCGGATACAAGAAGCTTACGAGGGAAGTAGTCAGGAGTACTTTGATACGTCGGAGGAAGGTTTGGTTCAGCTGCGATTTTATGAGAAATCTGAGGACGGAGAAGAGCATCCGTTGACTCAGCTGATCGAAGATGTGCAGGCACTACAGCGGGCGAATTATGGCCTGAGTGATATTGCGATACTGGTGCGTAAAAATGACGAAGGCCGCAAGGTGGCTGAGGCACTCATGAAGTATCAGATGGATCACCCAGACGATGGGTTTGGCTATGATGTGTTGTCCAATGAATCGTTGTTTATCAAAAACAACAAAGCCGTGCACTTGATCCTACAGTTGCTCTACTACCTCATGGAACCTAAGGAGCGACTGTATCAGAAGCAGGTGCAATATGCACTCCAGTCCTGCTATGCGATGGAAGAATGGGAGAGCCAATGGAATACGGTCAAAGACCATCGGTCAAAGTGGCTGACGCTGCGCTTGTCGGAGTTGATCAATGATATCGTACGGGAGTTTGACTTGATGGCCAAAGGAGAAGACTTGCCGTATGTCATGGCGTTTCAAGATGCAGTGGAGGATTTTCTAATGTACGAGAGTGATACCTTGGTGGACTTCCTCACCTGGTGGCTAGAGAACGAGCGGCGTTCGATTCAGGTGTCGGGTGATCAGGACGCTATGACCATCATGACGATACACCAGTCCAAAGGTTTGCAGTTCAAAGCGGTACTGATCCCGTATTGTCAGTGGACCCTGGAGCACAAGAGTGGTGGTTTCACGACGCAGTTTCTATGGAGTGGACGTGCGGCGAGTTCTGGATTGGTGGATCTGCCGTTGGTGCCGATTGTGTATACTTCAGGGTTAAAGAATACAGTTTTTGCTCCGGATTATTGGACTGAGCGACACGATATTCATTTGGATAATCTCAATATGCTCTATGTAGCGATGACGCGTGCGGAGGAGGTGTTGATTATCACTTCTACGACGGATGGATACGGTTCTGGTCGATTGAAGACTAGTGGTCACCTGATGTATCGTTATGCCTTGACGCAAGGGTTAGTAGAAGAGGGTGGGCGCACCGTTGAAATTGGAGTGTTGCCGGCAATCAGGAATTATCACGAGGATTTGATGCGGACTTTTGAAATAACACCGCGCCGAATGTTCAATGCCTTCGGTGACAATATCTCTCTACGTCACCAATCGAGAATACTAGAAGAGGCTCAGCTCGAATCGATCAATTATGGAGATATTGTGCATTGGATTTACTCCAAGATCGCACAGCGTAGTGATTTTGGGTCAGCCATCGAGATGGCCACTATCAAGTTTGGTCTCAGTGGGGAGGAATTGGAGCAGATCAAGAGTCATTTGCGTCAGATTTGGGAGTTGCCAGGGGTGTCACGCTGGTTTACTGAAGACTGGGAGGTCAAAAATGAAGCATCGATACTCCTGTCTGATGGCAAGATGAAAAGGCCCGATCGGGTTGTAATCAAAGATCAGCGAGCTCTAGTCATTGATTACAAAACAGGAACCAAGTCTGCAGGGCACATTCGTCAAGTCGAAGAGTACAAAGCTATCCTCACCAAGATGGGATACCAGCAGGTAGAGGGGTATTTGATTTATTTTTCCGAACCAGAAGTTGTAGCAGTATGA
- a CDS encoding NADPH:quinone oxidoreductase family protein has product MKAVLCKEYGGPERLVLEDVPSLVPKPNEVIIGVKACGLNFPDNLIIQGKYQFQPEFPFSPGGEVAGVVIAQGEDVRHVQEGDHVVAGTSWGGLAEEARSLASNVYKIPDNLEMEQAAGCLMTYGTAYHALVDRANLQAGESVLVLGASGGIGSASIQLAKLLGARVVACASTEDKLAYCRSLGADEVIHYTEVDLKTRIKELTDGKGVDIVVDPVGGKYTEEAFRGIARFGRYLVVGFAAGQIPKISLNLPLLKSASLVGVFWGSFFRNNPEENRKNVSQLMQWFGEGKLEVPIDKVFPLANFEMALNTLANKEVKGKIVLVT; this is encoded by the coding sequence ATGAAAGCCGTTTTGTGCAAAGAATATGGAGGACCAGAGCGCTTAGTCTTAGAAGATGTGCCTTCTTTGGTACCTAAGCCCAATGAGGTGATCATCGGGGTAAAGGCCTGTGGGCTGAACTTTCCTGATAATCTCATCATACAGGGTAAGTATCAGTTTCAGCCCGAATTTCCTTTTTCCCCTGGGGGCGAGGTGGCGGGAGTAGTGATTGCCCAAGGTGAAGATGTGAGGCATGTGCAGGAGGGAGATCATGTTGTGGCAGGTACTAGCTGGGGAGGGTTGGCTGAGGAGGCGCGATCATTGGCTAGCAATGTCTACAAGATACCTGATAATCTAGAAATGGAACAAGCTGCTGGGTGCCTGATGACCTACGGGACGGCTTATCATGCGCTTGTAGATCGTGCAAACTTGCAGGCAGGAGAGAGCGTTTTGGTATTGGGGGCGTCTGGAGGAATAGGATCTGCATCTATACAATTGGCCAAGTTACTCGGAGCGCGTGTAGTGGCCTGTGCTTCGACAGAGGACAAGTTGGCTTATTGTCGATCACTGGGAGCAGACGAGGTGATCCACTATACGGAGGTGGATTTGAAAACAAGAATCAAGGAACTCACGGATGGAAAGGGGGTAGACATAGTGGTCGATCCAGTGGGAGGGAAGTATACGGAAGAAGCTTTTCGAGGTATAGCACGTTTTGGTCGGTATTTAGTGGTAGGGTTTGCTGCTGGGCAAATCCCCAAGATTTCATTGAATTTGCCCTTGCTTAAAAGTGCTTCTCTCGTTGGGGTATTTTGGGGATCGTTCTTTAGAAATAACCCAGAAGAGAATCGAAAAAATGTGAGCCAGTTGATGCAGTGGTTTGGTGAAGGGAAGTTAGAAGTACCAATAGATAAGGTATTCCCTTTGGCAAATTTTGAGATGGCACTCAATACTTTGGCGAATAAAGAAGTGAAAGGGAAGATTGTTTTGGTGACTTGA
- a CDS encoding glutaminase — MCMLTDMMDYGAVLCEIAVELKEFEGKGKVPSYIPELAKVDPNQFGMCLTTVEGTRYEIGDSQVKFSIQSISKVLSLTIAINILRSDLWKRVGVEPSGNPFNSIVQLEYENGIPRNPFINAGAIVIADVLVSQLKRPKEEFLAFVQGITGSDIQYNEQVAQSEKSVGYMNTSLAYMMKEKGNLVNDVEEVLDFYYLQCSLEMTCVELAEAFRNFGETGKPFGHGEYILTMSQALRMNALMLTCGFYDESGEFAFEVGLPGKSGVGGAIVALLPERYCVSVWSPPLNKKGNSSKGMKALELLTTKTGGSIF, encoded by the coding sequence ATGTGTATGCTTACAGATATGATGGATTATGGAGCTGTTCTTTGTGAGATAGCGGTAGAACTGAAAGAATTTGAGGGAAAGGGAAAAGTCCCAAGTTATATACCTGAATTGGCCAAGGTGGACCCCAATCAGTTTGGCATGTGTTTGACCACAGTCGAAGGCACACGCTACGAGATAGGAGATTCTCAAGTCAAGTTTTCTATACAGAGTATCTCGAAGGTACTGTCACTTACCATTGCAATCAATATCCTTCGCAGTGATCTTTGGAAGCGTGTAGGGGTGGAACCTTCAGGCAATCCATTCAATTCGATTGTACAGTTAGAGTACGAAAATGGTATACCTCGCAATCCTTTCATCAATGCAGGGGCAATTGTGATAGCAGATGTATTGGTGAGTCAGTTGAAAAGGCCCAAAGAGGAGTTTTTGGCTTTCGTACAAGGAATTACGGGGTCAGATATCCAGTACAACGAGCAAGTCGCTCAGTCGGAGAAGAGTGTAGGCTATATGAATACTTCTCTCGCCTACATGATGAAGGAGAAAGGGAATTTGGTCAACGATGTAGAAGAAGTTTTGGATTTTTATTATCTGCAATGCTCGCTAGAGATGACCTGCGTAGAATTGGCAGAGGCTTTTCGCAACTTTGGGGAGACGGGCAAACCTTTTGGTCATGGAGAGTATATTCTGACGATGAGTCAAGCTTTGCGTATGAATGCTCTGATGTTGACCTGTGGCTTTTATGATGAATCGGGTGAATTTGCTTTCGAAGTGGGCTTGCCAGGCAAGAGCGGAGTAGGTGGGGCGATTGTAGCTTTGTTGCCCGAGCGGTATTGCGTGAGTGTTTGGAGTCCGCCGCTTAATAAGAAAGGCAATTCGAGCAAAGGGATGAAGGCATTGGAGTTATTGACTACAAAGACTGGAGGCTCGATTTTTTGA
- the dnaA gene encoding chromosomal replication initiator protein DnaA, translated as MHNRIWDNCLKFIGSKIPEQSFKTWFIPIIPLKFDSPVLTIQVPSQFFYEWLEDNYVQLLKEAIQSEIGPEGKWEYSVIVDKGNAKNQPYTVNLAQKKDFSKFAQNGGYKNQVSSSPFALPEIDNKQQLSNLNAEYTFDTYIEGDCNRLARSAGLAVASKPGITSFNPLMVYGGVGLGKTHLAQAIGNRIKRENPEQFVLYVASEKFASQFIEALKNNSLQEFQNFYLNVDTLIIDDVQFFKDKVKTQEIFFHIFNHLHQNGKQIIMSSDRPPTELKGLQERLVSRFKWGLTADLQQPDFETRLAIIQRKLQDDGLEIDDKVLEYLAYSVDTNIRELEGVLISLVAHASLNRSEIDLELAKQTLKSIVKNIESEVGIDYIQKTVSEYFNVSSDDLKAKTRKKEIVIARQLAMYFSKDYTNHSLKSIGSHFGGRDHSTVIHALQSVNDMLDTDARFRSSFTELKKKFKMKAI; from the coding sequence ATGCACAATAGAATATGGGATAACTGTCTGAAATTTATTGGGAGTAAAATCCCAGAACAAAGCTTCAAAACTTGGTTCATCCCTATTATTCCGTTAAAATTTGATAGTCCGGTACTGACGATACAGGTTCCTTCACAATTCTTTTATGAGTGGTTAGAAGACAATTACGTACAGCTACTTAAAGAAGCCATTCAATCTGAAATCGGTCCTGAGGGCAAATGGGAGTACTCGGTAATTGTAGACAAAGGAAATGCCAAAAACCAACCATACACCGTCAATTTGGCGCAAAAGAAGGATTTCTCCAAATTTGCACAAAACGGTGGCTATAAAAACCAAGTCTCGTCAAGTCCATTTGCCTTGCCAGAGATTGACAATAAACAGCAACTCTCCAATCTCAACGCAGAATACACCTTTGATACTTATATAGAAGGAGACTGCAACAGACTGGCTCGTTCTGCAGGTTTGGCTGTAGCCTCTAAACCAGGGATCACCTCGTTCAATCCTCTGATGGTTTATGGTGGTGTAGGATTGGGAAAAACACATTTGGCACAAGCCATTGGCAATAGAATCAAAAGAGAAAATCCAGAGCAATTTGTACTCTATGTCGCTTCAGAGAAGTTTGCAAGTCAATTTATCGAAGCACTCAAAAACAACAGCTTACAGGAATTTCAAAATTTCTATTTGAATGTCGACACTTTAATCATTGATGACGTTCAGTTTTTCAAAGACAAGGTCAAGACGCAAGAAATCTTCTTCCATATATTCAATCACCTGCATCAAAACGGTAAGCAAATCATCATGTCAAGTGATCGCCCGCCGACTGAGTTGAAGGGGTTGCAAGAGAGATTGGTTTCTAGATTCAAATGGGGACTGACTGCTGATCTGCAGCAACCAGATTTTGAGACAAGGCTAGCGATCATTCAACGCAAGTTGCAGGATGACGGACTAGAAATAGACGACAAAGTACTCGAGTACCTCGCTTACAGTGTGGACACCAACATCAGAGAACTTGAAGGAGTTCTAATTTCTCTCGTAGCACATGCATCACTCAATAGAAGTGAAATCGATCTAGAACTAGCCAAACAGACTCTCAAATCGATCGTCAAAAACATCGAATCTGAAGTAGGTATTGATTACATCCAAAAGACTGTCTCAGAGTATTTCAATGTATCCTCTGATGACCTCAAAGCGAAAACCAGAAAGAAAGAAATCGTCATCGCAAGACAACTGGCGATGTATTTCTCCAAAGACTACACCAATCACTCGCTCAAGAGTATCGGTAGTCACTTTGGGGGGCGAGATCACAGTACGGTCATTCATGCCTTGCAGTCGGTCAATGACATGCTAGATACAGACGCTAGATTCCGTTCCTCATTCACGGAACTAAAAAAGAAATTCAAAATGAAGGCTATCTAA
- a CDS encoding pyruvate dehydrogenase complex E1 component subunit beta gives MKVLQFREALREAMNEEMRRDESVYLMGEEVAEYNGAYKVSQGMLDEFGPKRVIDTPIAELGFAGVGVGSAMNGLRPIIEFMTFNFSLVAIDQVINGAAKIMSMSGGQFTAPIVFRGPTGNAGQLSSQHSQNFENWYANCPGLKVVVPSNPADAKGLLKASIRDNDPTIFMESELMYGDKGEVPEGEYIIPIGVADVVKKGTDVTIVSFGKFMKVANASAEELAKEGINAEVIDLRSVRPIDYATVIESVKKTNRLVIVEEAWPLASISSEISHYVQRKAFDYLDAPIHRITNKDVPLPYAPTLIQEILPNVERTVKAVKEIMYVQK, from the coding sequence ATGAAAGTTTTACAATTTAGAGAAGCCCTCAGAGAAGCGATGAACGAAGAGATGCGCAGAGATGAATCTGTTTATCTAATGGGTGAAGAAGTTGCGGAATACAATGGTGCTTACAAGGTAAGTCAAGGTATGCTTGATGAATTTGGCCCAAAAAGAGTCATCGACACTCCTATCGCTGAGCTCGGTTTTGCGGGTGTAGGTGTAGGCTCAGCAATGAACGGCCTGCGTCCTATCATTGAATTCATGACTTTCAACTTTTCATTGGTAGCCATCGATCAGGTCATCAACGGAGCGGCTAAAATCATGTCTATGTCAGGTGGACAATTCACTGCGCCAATCGTGTTTAGAGGACCTACAGGAAACGCTGGTCAGTTGAGTTCACAACACTCACAGAACTTCGAAAACTGGTACGCAAACTGCCCAGGACTAAAGGTTGTCGTGCCATCTAATCCTGCAGATGCTAAGGGCTTGTTGAAAGCATCAATCAGAGACAATGACCCTACGATCTTCATGGAGTCAGAGTTGATGTACGGTGACAAAGGCGAAGTACCTGAAGGCGAATACATCATCCCAATTGGTGTAGCTGATGTTGTCAAAAAAGGGACAGATGTAACCATCGTCTCTTTTGGTAAATTCATGAAAGTTGCTAACGCATCGGCAGAAGAATTGGCAAAAGAAGGAATCAATGCTGAAGTCATCGACCTCAGATCTGTAAGACCTATTGACTATGCTACTGTTATAGAGTCTGTAAAGAAAACAAATCGATTGGTAATCGTCGAAGAGGCCTGGCCACTTGCTTCGATTTCATCTGAGATCAGTCACTATGTACAGCGAAAAGCATTTGACTACCTAGATGCCCCAATCCACAGAATTACAAACAAAGACGTACCACTACCTTACGCACCTACATTGATCCAAGAGATCTTACCTAATGTGGAGAGAACCGTAAAAGCAGTCAAAGAAATAATGTATGTGCAAAAGTAA
- a CDS encoding OmpA family protein — MRKSNIVIAIVLGLTVFSACSSLNNMVKLADSQQVDIVPSPLELHGDSVKYDMAVVLPAKMLPEKYVYNLTSFYKYGESEVEVGTMTFDAADFPDSKTTTSRKSDTFAFLYDPAMDQGDLQVMGVAVDEKGENKSTPRATVAQGLITTSAMAEPVYYSAFADPGYTDQEELAPTNVNMYFDRGSAVLKSSETRSSKGKEFSAFIADKNVTRTVSITGTHSPEGLETVNTNLSEDRAKAIEKYYRSQMRKYDYKDLADSIEFILKPVVEDWTEFKDSLDVYEGVSDDQKSEILKIVNGAGTFEDKEKALQKLDSYDAIFKDIYPGLRAARTEVLTVVEKKSNAEISVIAKQIVDQDSTATDSLSIGELLFAATLTPSLEEKEAIYKAATKQEGNWESHNNLGATYLAMAIAAEGDERNQNVELALTQLDIAANKNNTAEVQANMATAYLLQGNKAQAYDAAVAALASNPGDHASGINGVKGSLEVMQGDYETAVATLSAADESVEVAFDKGLALLLNKDLENAVTGFDSATELDPEFAKAYYASAITAARANKAEDVLSNLKTAVEKDPSLKEKALADLEFRAFATQVTEALN, encoded by the coding sequence ATGAGAAAATCGAATATTGTGATAGCCATCGTTTTAGGCTTAACTGTATTTTCAGCGTGTAGTTCATTGAACAACATGGTGAAGCTTGCTGACAGCCAGCAGGTAGACATCGTGCCTAGTCCTTTAGAACTTCACGGTGATTCAGTAAAGTATGACATGGCAGTTGTATTACCAGCAAAAATGCTTCCAGAGAAGTATGTGTATAATTTGACATCATTTTACAAGTATGGTGAGTCTGAAGTAGAAGTAGGTACTATGACCTTCGACGCAGCAGATTTTCCAGATAGCAAAACTACCACCTCAAGAAAATCAGACACTTTCGCTTTCTTATATGATCCTGCCATGGATCAAGGCGATCTTCAAGTGATGGGGGTTGCTGTAGATGAAAAAGGCGAAAACAAGTCTACTCCACGTGCTACAGTTGCACAAGGATTGATCACTACTTCAGCCATGGCTGAGCCTGTATACTACAGTGCATTCGCTGATCCAGGGTACACAGACCAAGAAGAGCTCGCTCCTACCAACGTCAACATGTATTTTGACAGAGGCAGTGCTGTATTGAAAAGCTCTGAAACTAGAAGTTCAAAAGGAAAAGAGTTCTCTGCTTTCATCGCGGACAAAAATGTAACTAGAACAGTGTCAATCACTGGTACTCACTCTCCAGAAGGTCTCGAAACTGTCAACACAAACTTGTCAGAAGACAGAGCTAAGGCGATTGAGAAGTACTACAGATCTCAAATGAGAAAATACGACTACAAAGATTTGGCTGACTCTATTGAGTTCATCTTGAAGCCTGTAGTTGAAGACTGGACTGAATTCAAAGATTCGTTGGACGTATACGAAGGTGTATCTGACGACCAGAAGTCTGAAATCCTAAAAATCGTAAACGGTGCAGGCACATTTGAAGACAAAGAAAAAGCGTTGCAAAAACTGGACTCATACGATGCGATTTTCAAAGACATCTACCCAGGATTGAGAGCTGCTAGAACAGAAGTTCTTACTGTCGTTGAAAAGAAATCTAACGCAGAAATCTCTGTAATCGCAAAACAAATCGTAGATCAAGATTCTACAGCTACTGATTCTCTATCAATCGGAGAGCTACTTTTCGCTGCTACCTTGACTCCATCATTGGAAGAAAAAGAAGCTATCTACAAAGCAGCTACCAAACAAGAAGGAAACTGGGAATCTCACAACAACCTCGGCGCTACATACCTCGCTATGGCTATCGCTGCTGAAGGTGATGAGAGAAACCAAAATGTAGAGTTGGCTTTGACGCAGTTGGATATCGCTGCAAACAAAAACAACACTGCTGAAGTACAAGCTAACATGGCGACTGCTTACCTCCTACAAGGCAACAAGGCGCAAGCTTACGATGCGGCTGTAGCTGCATTGGCTAGCAACCCAGGTGATCACGCAAGCGGCATCAACGGCGTAAAAGGTTCTTTGGAAGTAATGCAAGGCGACTATGAAACTGCTGTAGCTACACTAAGCGCAGCTGACGAGTCTGTAGAAGTTGCATTTGACAAAGGTCTAGCGCTACTGTTGAACAAAGACTTAGAAAACGCTGTAACTGGATTTGATTCAGCTACTGAGTTGGACCCTGAGTTTGCAAAAGCATATTATGCTTCTGCTATCACTGCAGCTAGAGCCAACAAAGCAGAAGATGTACTTTCTAACTTGAAGACAGCTGTTGAAAAAGATCCTTCATTGAAAGAAAAAGCATTGGCTGATCTTGAGTTCAGAGCATTCGCTACTCAAGTAACGGAAGCATTGAACTAA
- a CDS encoding PspC domain-containing protein, protein MTGLQDYLEKHAFGVCARLGEKLRLPSSSIRLFFIYISFLTFGSPLVVYLMLAFVMNFRKHLRRRHSHWYYS, encoded by the coding sequence ATGACAGGATTACAAGATTATTTGGAAAAACATGCTTTTGGAGTTTGTGCAAGGCTCGGGGAGAAATTGAGACTTCCTTCTTCGAGTATCCGTTTGTTCTTTATTTACATCTCTTTTTTGACCTTCGGTAGTCCACTGGTGGTCTATTTGATGTTGGCTTTCGTGATGAACTTCAGAAAGCATCTGAGAAGGCGTCATTCCCACTGGTACTATTCGTGA